TTACGCGAGTTGATAACTAGCCAGGCGAGATACAAAGACCCTGCCAACATCGTCAGTAACAGTATTAGAATTGGATGGCTCATGATGAGTTAATAAAGTGGGTGGTATTAATTCATCATGTAGCTTTTAAATGCTTCCCTTCAGTGATGTTAGTCATAAGCATTAAAAAACCGTCCGACCTGTGGATAGGTGGACGGTTTATGGATTTTCTTGGATTTTCTGATCTAACTCTTCTTGAAGCGCACGGAATTCATTAATTCTAGATTCCAATCGCTCAACTTCTAGTTTTTTGACGGCCAGCTGCTGTTCCCATTCTTCAATTAGCTGGCACAGCATTCCCCCAGTAACTGTTCTTCCTGATTTTCTGAAATTAAATTCCTGGCTATTCGTTCTATAAACTCGCTCTTGCTGATTCCCAGAGTCTTGGCCTTGACTTCCAGTAGCTCCACGCCCTCTGGAGTTAGCGTCAAGGTTATATTTTCCTTCCTCTGTCCGTGAGTCGCTTTTCTGCCCATTTATTCTACCCATGTACTTTCCCTTATTCTACAGGTGTGGTATTGACAATTTAACACGTGTGGTACTAAACTATCTTTAGTTGTACACGTGTACATCTAATTTGGCAAGTGTATTAAAAACCGCTCCCACCCCACACCGGGGAATACCACATGGAGCAAGCACCCGTGCATTGTGATTGCGAGTATCCCGCACGGAAACACCCTATACAAATCACCGGAGACTATAGCGCTGTCAACTCGTGACAGCGCGGTGATTTTTTTATGTCTGCAATGACCAATACCCTATTCCCAATACCCAATGACCAATACCCGATGACCAATACCCAATGACCAATGCCCAATGACCAACACCCAATGACCAATACCCAATGATCAGAAAAATTGAAGATACCTTGGAAACAATTTATGGTTTTGCCCTAGCTCACCCGCTAACATTTGGAACCATTTTCGTCCTCATAACCTTCTTGCTGTCCATCTTTCTTCCCTATTAGGAATAACAACCGCCAAGGGTCAAAGGAGGTGATGTCCAGAAGATAACTGTTAAATTCATTCCCAATTCTCCCATTGGGATTCAATTCGATGCAATCAGTTCTGTACTTATGTCGAGCCAGTAATAGCTGGTGGCTATTGCTGGTTTTTTAAAAACTGGAGTTTGAACTATGAGCTATAAACTGGCTAGTCCTTGGGCTGTCTTCCGCATAGACGGCGCTACAAATCTTTTGCTGACAAGATTTAGAAAACGCAGTGACGCTGACCAATACGCCAAACTTCTCAAAACCAACACACCTTATAAATTTGAAGTGATTTTTGATATATGA
The Nodularia sp. LEGE 06071 genome window above contains:
- a CDS encoding ribbon-helix-helix domain-containing protein, with protein sequence MGRKATHGQRKENITLTLTPEGVELLEVKAKTLGISKSEFIERIARNLISENQEEQLLGECCAS